A part of Xenopus tropicalis strain Nigerian chromosome 4, UCB_Xtro_10.0, whole genome shotgun sequence genomic DNA contains:
- the LOC116410230 gene encoding uncharacterized protein LOC116410230, with protein MFCIWAGTGRESHCVCMGGTYVLYMGRYRQGVPLCVYGGTYVLYMGRYRQGVPLCVYGGYLCSVYGPVPAGSPTVCVWGGTYVLYMGRYRQGVPLCVYGGYLCSVYGPVPAGSPLCVYGGYLCSVYGPVPAGSPTVCVWGVPMFCIWAGTGRESHCVCMGGTYVLYMGRYRQGVPLCVYGGYLCSVYGRYRQGVPLCVYGGGTYVLYMGRYRQESHCVCMGDTYVLYMGRYRQGVPLCVYGGVPMFCIWAGTGRESHCVCMGGYLCSVYGPVPAGSPAVCVWGVPMFCIWAGTGRESHCVYGGGTYVLYMGRYRQGVPLCVYGGTYVLYMGRYRQGVPLCVYGGYLCSVYGPVPAGSPTVCVWGVPMFCIWAGTSRESHCVCMGGTYVLYMGRYRQGVPLCVYGGYLCSGMKGSKCLWFCWWIHM; from the exons aTGTTCTGTATATGGGCCGGTACCGGCAGGGAgtcccactgtgtgtgtatggggggtacctaTGTTCTGTATATGGGCCGGTACCGGCAGGGAgtcccactgtgtgtgtatgggggtaccTATGTTCTGTATATGGGCCGGTACCGGCAGGGAgtcccactgtgtgtgtatggggggtacctaTGTTCTGTATATGGGCCGGTACCGGCAGGGAgtcccactgtgtgtgtatgggggggtacctATGTTCTGTATATGGGCCGGTACCGGCAGGGAgtcccactgtgtgtgtatggggggtacctaTGTTCTGTATATGGGCCGGTACCGGCAGGGAgtccactgtgtgtgtatggggggtacctaTGTTCTGTATATGGGCCGGTACCGGCAGGGAgtcccactgtgtgtgtatggggggtacctaTGTTCTGTATATGGGCCGGTACCGGCAGGGAgtcccactgtgtgtgtatggggggtacctaTGTTCTGTATATGGGCCGGTACCGGCAGGGAgtcccactgtgtgtgtatggggggtacctaTGTTCTGTATATGGGCGGTACCGGCAGGGAgtcccactgtgtgtgtatggggggggtaccTATGTTCTGTATATGGGCCGGTACCGGCAGGAgtcccactgtgtgtgtatgggggataccTATGTTCTGTATATGGGCCGGTACCGGCAGGGAgtcccactgtgtgtgtatgggggggtacctATGTTCTGTATATGGGCCGGTACCGGCAGGGAgtcccactgtgtgtgtatgggggggtacctATGTTCTGTATATGGGCCGGTACCGGCAGGGAGTcctgctgtgtgtgtatggggggtacctaTGTTCTGTATATGGGCCGGTACCGGCAGGGAGTCccactgtgtgtatggggggggtaccTATGTTCTGTATATGGGCCGGTACCGGCAGGGAgtcccactgtgtgtgtatgggggtaccTATGTTCTGTATATGGGCCGGTACCGGCAGGGAgtcccactgtgtgtgtatggggggtacctaTGTTCTGTATATGGGCCGGTACCGGCAGGGAgtcccactgtgtgtgtatggggggtacctaTGTTCTGTATATGGGCCGGTACCAGCAGGGAgtcccactgtgtgtgtatggggggtacctaTGTTCTGTATATGGGCCGGTACCGGCAGGGAgtcccactgtgtgtgtatgggggg tacctaTGTTCTGGAATGAAGGGATCCAAGTGCCTGTGGTTCTGTTGGTGGATCCATATGTAG